A stretch of the Runella slithyformis DSM 19594 genome encodes the following:
- a CDS encoding ATP-binding protein, whose product MIERQQTNYLLNLLEHFPVVSIIGPRQVGKTTLVKLIQTKLQKESIYLDLQKDSDSDRLENAERFLKSQLDRCVIIDEIQLKPKLFSLIRALVDEYRIPARFIILGSASPMLLKNSAESLAGRVASVELAPFTLPEVTKNGISLDDHWFYGGYPEPLLKPKSFFTSTWLTEYIETFVYRDLTILGFDVAPKTLSRLLSMLATTQGGILNMSDFGRSIGVSHNTVKRYLDLLEGGFITSRLEPYYTNIGKRLIKAPKIYIRDSGILHKLLRINSHYDLLGHMILGHSWEGYVIEQIRRVTGKEWEFYFYRTHSGAEADLVLISPNGKKTCIEIKYSSSPKVSKGFHETIKDLAPDFKYIIIPEGEQYVKDEDIIVCSMYEFLEKELDRIQA is encoded by the coding sequence ATGATAGAAAGACAGCAAACAAATTATTTACTTAATCTACTTGAGCACTTTCCCGTAGTCTCAATTATTGGACCAAGGCAAGTAGGAAAAACGACCTTAGTAAAACTCATCCAAACCAAATTACAAAAGGAATCCATTTACCTTGATTTACAAAAAGACAGCGACAGTGACCGATTGGAAAATGCTGAACGATTTTTAAAGAGTCAGTTGGATAGATGTGTTATCATTGATGAAATTCAGCTAAAACCAAAGCTATTTTCGCTTATCCGGGCTTTAGTTGATGAATATAGAATTCCGGCAAGATTTATTATTTTGGGTTCTGCCTCTCCTATGCTTTTAAAAAACTCCGCTGAGTCGTTAGCAGGACGGGTCGCCTCTGTGGAATTAGCCCCATTCACCTTACCGGAAGTTACCAAAAACGGCATCTCATTAGATGACCATTGGTTTTACGGTGGTTATCCTGAGCCCTTACTAAAGCCCAAAAGCTTTTTTACAAGTACTTGGTTAACTGAGTATATAGAAACCTTTGTTTATCGGGATTTGACTATTTTAGGGTTTGATGTGGCTCCAAAAACGCTTTCAAGGTTACTTTCAATGTTAGCCACTACACAAGGGGGCATATTAAATATGAGTGATTTTGGCAGGTCTATTGGTGTGAGCCATAACACGGTAAAAAGATATTTAGACCTACTTGAAGGCGGATTTATTACTTCTCGATTGGAGCCCTATTATACCAATATCGGAAAAAGACTCATTAAAGCTCCGAAAATTTATATAAGAGATTCAGGCATATTGCACAAGCTGTTGCGTATAAATAGCCATTATGACTTGTTGGGACACATGATTTTGGGGCATTCCTGGGAAGGATATGTAATTGAGCAAATTCGGCGTGTAACCGGCAAGGAGTGGGAGTTTTACTTTTACAGGACACACTCAGGAGCGGAAGCGGATTTAGTGTTAATTAGCCCTAACGGCAAAAAAACCTGTATTGAGATAAAGTATTCCTCTTCCCCAAAAGTATCAAAAGGCTTCCACGAAACCATAAAAGATTTAGCGCCTGATTTTAAATATATTATCATACCTGAGGGAGAACAATATGTAAAAGATGAAGACATTATTGTTTGCTCAATGTATGAGTTTTTAGAGAAGGAGCTTGACCGGATACAGGCTTAA
- a CDS encoding nucleotidyl transferase AbiEii/AbiGii toxin family protein translates to MITLEAIKKYYPAHLHGFERELLREYLQCQILQILFDSPLGKHFAFLGGTCLRLVHENKRFSEDLDFDNFAVSAAQFDQVAEIVEKELKGSGYEVEIQIVGKGAYRCNVKFPRLFYQHGLSGYREEKLLIQLDSEAQNFPFEKETYILNRFGIFSQINITPLNLMFSQKCYAILNRPPNKGRDFFDVVFLLGLNVKPNYAYLEQKVGITTAAQLKERLLAHCEKLNMEEQGRDVAAFLFPPNDIRMVTLFPQIIKQAII, encoded by the coding sequence ATGATCACGTTAGAAGCCATTAAAAAATATTACCCGGCGCATCTGCACGGATTTGAGCGCGAACTGCTGCGCGAATACCTGCAATGCCAAATTCTGCAAATTCTCTTTGACAGCCCCTTGGGCAAACACTTTGCCTTTTTGGGCGGTACCTGCCTGCGGTTGGTGCACGAAAACAAACGCTTTTCGGAAGATCTGGACTTTGACAATTTTGCCGTGTCGGCGGCGCAGTTTGACCAAGTGGCCGAAATCGTGGAAAAAGAGCTCAAAGGCAGCGGCTACGAGGTCGAAATACAGATAGTGGGCAAGGGCGCTTACCGCTGCAACGTCAAATTTCCGCGCCTGTTCTATCAGCACGGCCTGAGCGGGTACCGGGAAGAAAAACTGCTGATTCAGCTCGACAGCGAAGCGCAGAATTTTCCGTTTGAAAAAGAAACCTACATTCTTAACCGTTTCGGCATTTTTTCGCAGATCAACATTACGCCGCTCAACCTGATGTTTTCCCAAAAATGTTACGCCATTCTCAACCGACCGCCCAACAAAGGTCGTGATTTTTTTGATGTGGTGTTTTTATTGGGTCTCAACGTCAAACCCAATTACGCGTATCTGGAGCAAAAAGTGGGCATCACCACGGCGGCGCAACTGAAAGAACGACTGCTGGCCCATTGCGAAAAACTCAACATGGAAGAGCAGGGCCGCGACGTAGCCGCGTTTCTCTTCCCCCCCAACGACATTCGCATGGTGACGCTCTTTCCTCAAATCATTAAACAGGCGATTATTTAA